One part of the Microbacterium aurugineum genome encodes these proteins:
- a CDS encoding APC family permease, with protein sequence MSSTNRATEPESGVTTGISTKGLSAGTVGLIGAVVIGISCIAPAYTFTAAVGPVASTVGSQIPAIILVGFIPMLLVAFGYRELNNRMPDSGTSFTWAARAFGPWVGWMAGWGLVVATILVLSNLAGIAVDFLFLLISQITGNPDIAGLASVTWINISVCLLFMLGATWVSYRDMQTTQKLQYWLVSFQILVLVFFAISAIVQAVGGNGFDYQPFDLNWFNPFAISSFSAIAAGLSLSIFIFWGWDVTLTMNEETKDPEKTPGRAATLTVLTIVSLYLLLAVAMIMFAGVGTGALGLGNEDIQENVFFHLSGPILGPLAFLVSLAVLTSSASSLQSTFVGPARTLLAMGHYGALPKSFAKVSPRFFTPGYATIVSAIVASAFYAVMRVVSEDTLWDTILTLGMMICFYYGITAFACVWYFRKQWFDSTRNFFFTFLFPLVGGAILAVLFFTTLIDSMDPAYGSGSQIGGVGIVFILGMLIIVVGIVVMIWNAVRRPAFFRGQTLSIDAPPSRRPRS encoded by the coding sequence ATGAGCAGCACCAACCGGGCGACGGAGCCCGAATCCGGTGTCACCACCGGTATCTCCACGAAGGGCCTGAGCGCCGGAACGGTCGGCCTCATCGGCGCGGTCGTGATCGGCATCTCGTGCATCGCGCCCGCATACACGTTCACCGCGGCCGTCGGCCCGGTGGCGTCCACGGTGGGGTCGCAGATCCCCGCCATCATCCTCGTCGGGTTCATCCCGATGCTCCTGGTCGCCTTCGGCTACCGCGAGCTGAACAACCGGATGCCCGACTCCGGCACCTCCTTCACGTGGGCTGCCCGTGCCTTCGGACCGTGGGTCGGCTGGATGGCGGGCTGGGGCCTGGTGGTCGCCACGATCCTGGTGCTGTCGAACCTCGCCGGCATCGCGGTCGACTTCCTGTTCCTGCTGATCTCGCAGATCACCGGCAATCCGGACATCGCCGGGCTGGCGAGCGTCACCTGGATCAACATCAGCGTGTGCCTGCTGTTCATGCTCGGCGCGACCTGGGTCTCGTACCGCGACATGCAGACGACGCAGAAGCTGCAGTACTGGCTGGTGAGCTTCCAGATCCTCGTCCTCGTCTTCTTCGCGATCTCGGCGATCGTCCAGGCCGTCGGCGGCAACGGCTTCGACTACCAGCCGTTCGATCTGAACTGGTTCAACCCCTTCGCGATCTCGTCGTTCAGCGCGATCGCGGCCGGGCTCTCGCTCTCGATCTTCATCTTCTGGGGCTGGGACGTCACGCTCACCATGAACGAGGAGACCAAGGACCCCGAGAAGACCCCGGGGCGTGCGGCCACCCTCACGGTGCTCACGATCGTCTCGCTGTACCTGCTGCTCGCCGTCGCGATGATCATGTTCGCCGGCGTCGGAACCGGTGCACTGGGACTCGGCAACGAGGACATCCAGGAGAACGTCTTCTTCCACCTCTCCGGCCCGATCCTCGGTCCGCTCGCGTTCCTCGTCTCGCTCGCCGTGCTCACCAGCTCGGCCTCGTCGCTGCAGTCGACGTTCGTGGGACCGGCGCGCACGCTGCTCGCGATGGGGCACTACGGCGCGCTGCCCAAGTCGTTCGCGAAGGTCAGCCCGCGCTTCTTCACGCCCGGGTACGCGACGATCGTCTCGGCGATCGTGGCATCGGCCTTCTACGCCGTCATGCGCGTGGTCAGCGAGGACACGCTGTGGGACACCATCCTCACGCTCGGCATGATGATCTGCTTCTACTACGGGATCACCGCCTTCGCGTGCGTCTGGTACTTCCGCAAGCAGTGGTTCGACTCGACGCGGAACTTCTTCTTCACGTTCCTGTTCCCGCTCGTCGGCGGAGCGATCCTCGCGGTGCTGTTCTTCACCACGCTGATCGACTCGATGGACCCCGCCTACGGGTCCGGTTCGCAGATCGGCGGCGTCGGCATCGTCTTCATCCTCGGGATGCTGATCATCGTCGTCGGCATCGTCGTCATGATCTGGAACGCGGTCCGACGGCCCGCGTTCTTCCGCGGACAGACGCTGAGCATCGACGCACCGCCCAGCCGACGCCCGCGCTCCTAG
- a CDS encoding NAD-dependent succinate-semialdehyde dehydrogenase, translating into MTDYAVINPATGETLASFDTFTDAQIEEAVAAADEAHREWSRSSTVAERAALLHRAAELHRERREELADIFVREMGKPREAALGEVDFAADIADYYADQAESIMADQPIAILGEGSAVIRRSSLGPLVGIMPWNFPAYQIVRFAAPNLIVGNTILLKPAPQCPESSTAIEKIYHDAGFPKGAYQNVLATNEQIATMIADPRVQGVSLTGSERAGAAVAEIAGRNLKKVALELGGSDPFIVLSTDDLDATVQAGVDARLDNNGQACNGAKRFIVVDGLYDAFVEKFTAAMAAVEATDPMLDDTVLGPVSSETAAVTLQKQIDQAVEQGATLLTGGTREGTFFAPTVLADVTPEMNVYREELFGPAAVVYRVADEDAAVELANDTTFGLGSYVFTTDAEQAERVADKIEAGMVYVNLVLADSPELPFGGVKRSGTARELGHLAADEFVNKKLIRIG; encoded by the coding sequence ATGACCGACTACGCCGTCATCAACCCCGCCACCGGAGAGACGCTGGCGTCCTTCGACACCTTCACCGACGCCCAGATCGAGGAGGCCGTCGCCGCCGCCGACGAAGCCCACCGCGAGTGGTCGCGCTCGTCGACCGTCGCCGAGCGCGCCGCGCTCCTGCACCGCGCGGCCGAGCTGCACCGCGAGCGACGGGAGGAGCTCGCCGACATCTTCGTGCGCGAGATGGGGAAGCCCCGTGAGGCCGCGCTCGGCGAGGTCGACTTCGCCGCGGACATCGCCGACTACTACGCCGACCAGGCGGAGTCGATCATGGCGGACCAGCCGATCGCGATCCTGGGGGAGGGCTCGGCCGTCATCCGCCGCTCCTCGCTCGGACCGCTCGTCGGCATCATGCCGTGGAACTTCCCGGCGTACCAGATCGTCCGCTTCGCCGCCCCGAACCTGATCGTCGGCAACACGATCCTGCTGAAGCCGGCGCCGCAGTGCCCGGAGTCCTCGACCGCGATCGAGAAGATCTACCACGATGCCGGCTTCCCGAAGGGCGCCTACCAGAACGTGCTCGCGACGAACGAGCAGATCGCGACGATGATCGCCGACCCGCGCGTGCAGGGTGTCTCGCTCACCGGCTCCGAGCGCGCCGGCGCCGCGGTCGCCGAGATCGCCGGCCGCAACCTCAAGAAGGTCGCGCTGGAACTGGGTGGCTCCGACCCGTTCATCGTGCTCTCCACCGACGACCTCGACGCCACCGTGCAAGCCGGCGTCGATGCTCGTCTGGACAACAACGGACAGGCCTGCAACGGCGCGAAGCGGTTCATCGTGGTGGACGGGCTGTACGACGCCTTCGTCGAGAAGTTCACGGCGGCGATGGCGGCGGTCGAGGCGACCGACCCCATGCTCGACGACACGGTCCTCGGTCCGGTGTCCTCCGAGACGGCCGCGGTCACCCTGCAGAAGCAGATCGACCAGGCCGTCGAGCAGGGGGCGACCCTGCTCACCGGCGGAACGCGCGAGGGCACGTTCTTCGCTCCGACCGTGCTGGCCGACGTGACGCCCGAGATGAACGTGTACCGCGAGGAGCTCTTCGGGCCTGCTGCCGTCGTCTACCGTGTCGCGGACGAGGACGCTGCGGTCGAGCTCGCGAACGACACCACGTTCGGTCTCGGCTCGTACGTCTTCACCACGGATGCCGAGCAGGCCGAGCGCGTCGCCGACAAGATCGAGGCGGGCATGGTCTACGTCAACCTCGTGCTGGCTGACAGCCCCGAGCTGCCCTTCGGCGGTGTCAAGCGCAGCGGCACGGCCCGCGAGCTGGGCCACCTGGCCGCCGACGAGTTCGTCAACAAGAAGCTCATCCGCATCGGCTGA
- the gabT gene encoding 4-aminobutyrate--2-oxoglutarate transaminase, with the protein MALLDTAAPAVPLGGPDLPQERRLVTDLPGPRSAEVLARKADAVAAGVGHTVPIAAVAAGGGVVVDADGNSLIDLGSGIAVTTVGNAHPKVAAAVAAQAAQFTHTCFMISPYESYVDVAEALNRVTPGGFAKKSALFNSGAEAVENAIKIARKHTGRQAVVAFDHGYHGRTNLTMALTAKSMPYKSGFGPFAPEVYRAPMSYPFRDGLEGGEAAARVILQLEKQIGADNLAAVIIEPIQGEGGFIVPADGFLPAIVDWCRANGVVFIADEVQTGFARTGHMFASEIFGIEPDLITTAKGIAGGLPLAAVTGRAEIMDASHSGGLGGTYGGNPIACAAALASIDVFENDGVIERAREIGTILMDRLTAIQESDPRIGDIRGHGAMIAAEFVDPETKAPNAALTAAVAKACIAQGVIVLTCGTYGNVIRFLPPLSIGDDLLNEGLDVVAAALAAATE; encoded by the coding sequence ATGGCACTCCTCGACACCGCAGCCCCCGCAGTCCCTCTCGGCGGACCCGACCTCCCGCAGGAGCGTCGTCTGGTCACGGACCTCCCCGGGCCCCGCTCGGCCGAGGTGCTCGCGCGCAAGGCGGATGCCGTGGCAGCGGGTGTCGGCCACACCGTGCCGATCGCCGCCGTCGCGGCCGGCGGCGGAGTCGTCGTCGATGCCGACGGGAACTCCCTCATCGACCTCGGCTCGGGCATCGCCGTGACCACGGTCGGCAACGCGCACCCGAAGGTCGCCGCCGCCGTCGCCGCCCAGGCCGCGCAGTTCACCCACACCTGCTTCATGATCTCGCCCTACGAGTCGTACGTCGACGTCGCCGAAGCGCTCAACCGCGTCACTCCCGGTGGATTCGCCAAGAAGAGCGCCCTGTTCAACTCGGGAGCGGAGGCGGTCGAGAACGCCATCAAGATCGCCCGCAAGCACACCGGTCGCCAGGCGGTCGTCGCCTTCGACCACGGCTACCACGGCCGCACCAACCTGACCATGGCGCTCACCGCCAAGTCGATGCCCTACAAGAGCGGGTTCGGCCCGTTCGCCCCCGAGGTCTACCGCGCGCCGATGTCGTACCCGTTCCGTGACGGGCTCGAGGGTGGCGAGGCCGCTGCCCGCGTGATCCTCCAGCTCGAGAAGCAGATCGGCGCCGACAACCTGGCCGCGGTCATCATCGAGCCGATCCAGGGCGAGGGCGGCTTCATCGTCCCCGCCGACGGCTTCCTGCCGGCGATCGTCGACTGGTGCCGCGCGAACGGCGTCGTCTTCATCGCCGACGAGGTGCAGACCGGATTCGCCCGCACGGGGCACATGTTCGCGAGCGAGATCTTCGGCATCGAGCCCGACCTGATCACCACCGCCAAGGGGATCGCCGGCGGTCTTCCGCTCGCCGCCGTCACCGGCCGCGCGGAGATCATGGACGCCTCGCACTCCGGTGGTCTGGGCGGCACCTACGGCGGGAACCCGATCGCGTGCGCCGCGGCGCTCGCGTCGATCGACGTGTTCGAGAACGACGGGGTGATCGAGCGTGCCCGGGAGATCGGCACGATCCTCATGGACCGCCTCACCGCGATCCAGGAGAGCGATCCTCGCATCGGCGACATCCGCGGCCACGGTGCGATGATCGCAGCCGAGTTCGTCGACCCCGAGACCAAGGCACCGAACGCCGCTCTCACGGCCGCGGTCGCCAAGGCCTGCATCGCGCAGGGCGTCATCGTCCTCACCTGCGGAACCTACGGCAACGTCATCCGCTTCCTTCCTCCGCTCTCGATCGGCGACGACCTGCTGAACGAAGGCCTCGACGTCGTGGCCGCCGCCCTCGCCGCGGCCACGGAATGA
- a CDS encoding universal stress protein — protein MSGSVVVGYTATDAGADAAALGARLARSLGATLHLVIVLPNEGTRNAAVPPERAYEEHIRAQARKWLGEAVVSLPQELTRSGHVRFSESFAEGLIAAGEEFGARVIVIGAAGGGIFGRHRLGSVASELLHSSTIPVALAPVGTAQQDDHVIPRVTVAVGSRPGADALLDEAVAIAGDSGVDLRLVSLVPFDVPPGLDTGAIRTVGETHAQEVLAVATELLPDGRTAAVEKAPGDSVEDAVAQLHWLPGEVVLVGSSRLAQPRRLFLGSTAAKMLHELPVPMIVVPRTRNEAGER, from the coding sequence ATGAGCGGCTCGGTCGTCGTGGGGTACACGGCGACGGATGCGGGAGCGGATGCTGCCGCCCTCGGTGCGCGGCTCGCCCGCAGCCTCGGCGCGACGCTGCACCTGGTGATCGTGCTTCCCAACGAGGGCACGCGCAACGCCGCGGTGCCGCCGGAGCGGGCCTACGAGGAGCACATCAGGGCGCAGGCCAGGAAGTGGCTCGGCGAGGCCGTGGTCAGCCTCCCGCAGGAGCTGACCCGCAGCGGTCACGTGCGCTTCTCCGAGTCGTTCGCCGAAGGGCTGATCGCCGCCGGTGAGGAGTTCGGCGCCAGGGTCATCGTGATCGGCGCAGCGGGTGGTGGCATCTTCGGACGCCACCGTCTCGGCAGCGTCGCCTCCGAGCTCCTGCACTCGTCGACGATCCCGGTGGCCCTCGCCCCCGTGGGGACCGCGCAGCAGGACGACCACGTGATCCCGCGCGTCACCGTCGCGGTCGGCTCGCGACCGGGCGCCGACGCCCTTCTCGACGAGGCCGTGGCCATCGCCGGCGACAGCGGTGTCGATCTCCGACTCGTGTCCCTCGTGCCGTTCGACGTGCCTCCGGGGCTCGACACCGGCGCGATCCGCACGGTCGGCGAGACGCATGCGCAGGAGGTGCTGGCGGTGGCGACGGAGCTGCTGCCGGACGGTCGCACCGCCGCGGTCGAGAAGGCACCGGGCGACTCCGTCGAGGATGCCGTCGCGCAGCTCCACTGGCTTCCCGGGGAGGTCGTCCTCGTCGGCTCCAGCCGCCTGGCCCAGCCCCGTCGTCTCTTCCTGGGGTCCACGGCAGCGAAGATGCTGCACGAGCTCCCCGTCCCCATGATCGTCGTCCCGCGCACCCGCAACGAGGCAGGAGAACGCTGA
- a CDS encoding riboflavin kinase, producing MSAQPLGAIAGLVVPGDGRGRELGFPTANLELADDSLPDDGIYAAWVRIDGAAHPWAASVSVGANPTFDGDRERRVEVHLHDADIDLYGRRLDVTLIALLRPMLRFDRVDDLIAQTAEDVVRCRSVLGAPPIGPG from the coding sequence GTGAGCGCTCAGCCGCTCGGGGCGATCGCCGGCCTCGTCGTCCCCGGTGACGGTCGGGGACGGGAGCTCGGCTTCCCGACGGCGAACCTGGAGCTCGCGGACGACAGCCTCCCCGACGACGGCATCTACGCGGCATGGGTCCGGATCGATGGAGCCGCGCATCCCTGGGCGGCGAGCGTCAGCGTCGGAGCGAACCCGACCTTCGACGGCGACCGTGAGCGGCGGGTCGAGGTGCATCTGCACGACGCGGACATCGACCTGTACGGCCGACGATTGGATGTGACCCTGATCGCGCTGCTGCGTCCGATGCTCCGATTCGACCGCGTCGACGACCTGATCGCCCAGACCGCGGAGGATGTGGTCCGCTGCCGCTCCGTGTTGGGCGCGCCGCCGATCGGTCCTGGCTGA
- a CDS encoding NAD-dependent succinate-semialdehyde dehydrogenase, with protein sequence MSTQTEQALLDSIPTGLFIGGQWIDGETGGTFDVQDPATGAVIRTIADATPADGIRALDAAVAAQDDWAATAPRVRSEILRRAFDLVQEHKEDLALLMTLEMGKPLAEARGEVGYGGEFLRWFSEEAVRISGRYGINPEGTGHMVVSQRPVGPSFFVTPWNFPFAMATRKIAPALAAGCTVVIKPPALTPLTTIFFVSLLEKAGLPAGVVNVVQTSKSSALSAPIIADPRLRKLSFTGSTEVGRKLIAQAAEGVLRVSMELGGNAPFVVFDDADLDKAVDGALAAKFRNIGQACTAANRFIVHKDVAGEFAKRVTERVNSMKIGRGTEDGVAIGPLIDADAVAKAGELVDDAVGRGATLLAGGKAVEGTGTFYEPTVLTDVVAGSAILREEIFGPVLAIATFETEDEAVHLANDTEYGLVSYVFTENLQRGQRMIDKLETGMMGLNVGVVSNAAAPFGGVKQSGVGREGGFEGIHEYLSTKYTLIPVS encoded by the coding sequence ATGAGCACCCAGACCGAACAGGCCCTCCTCGACAGCATCCCCACCGGTCTCTTCATCGGCGGTCAGTGGATCGACGGCGAGACCGGCGGCACTTTCGACGTGCAGGACCCCGCGACCGGTGCCGTGATCCGCACCATCGCCGACGCGACGCCCGCGGACGGCATCCGTGCGCTCGACGCGGCGGTCGCTGCTCAGGACGACTGGGCTGCGACGGCTCCTCGCGTGCGCAGCGAGATCCTTCGTCGGGCGTTCGACCTCGTGCAGGAGCACAAGGAGGATCTCGCCCTGCTCATGACCCTCGAGATGGGCAAGCCGCTCGCCGAGGCCCGGGGTGAGGTCGGCTACGGCGGCGAGTTCCTGCGGTGGTTCAGCGAGGAAGCCGTGCGCATCAGCGGCCGATACGGCATCAACCCGGAGGGCACCGGCCACATGGTCGTGTCGCAGCGCCCGGTCGGACCGTCCTTCTTCGTGACGCCGTGGAACTTCCCCTTCGCGATGGCGACGCGCAAGATCGCCCCCGCGCTCGCCGCCGGCTGCACCGTCGTGATCAAGCCCCCGGCACTCACGCCGCTCACCACGATCTTCTTCGTCTCGCTGCTGGAGAAGGCCGGACTGCCCGCGGGCGTGGTCAACGTCGTGCAGACGTCGAAGTCCAGCGCGCTCTCGGCGCCCATCATCGCCGACCCGCGTCTGCGCAAGCTGTCGTTCACCGGTTCGACCGAAGTCGGCCGCAAGCTGATCGCCCAGGCGGCGGAGGGCGTGCTGCGCGTGTCGATGGAGCTCGGAGGCAACGCGCCGTTCGTGGTGTTCGACGACGCCGACCTCGACAAGGCCGTGGACGGGGCGCTCGCCGCGAAGTTCCGCAACATCGGACAGGCCTGCACCGCGGCCAACCGTTTCATCGTGCACAAGGACGTCGCGGGCGAGTTCGCGAAGCGCGTGACCGAGCGTGTCAACAGCATGAAGATCGGTCGGGGCACGGAGGACGGCGTCGCGATCGGTCCGCTCATCGACGCGGATGCCGTCGCCAAGGCCGGCGAGCTCGTCGACGACGCGGTCGGACGCGGTGCGACCCTCCTCGCGGGTGGCAAGGCCGTCGAGGGCACGGGCACGTTCTACGAACCCACCGTGCTCACCGATGTCGTCGCCGGGAGTGCGATCCTCCGCGAGGAGATCTTCGGACCGGTGCTCGCGATCGCGACCTTCGAGACCGAGGACGAAGCCGTGCACCTGGCGAACGACACGGAGTACGGGCTCGTCTCGTACGTCTTCACCGAGAACCTGCAGCGCGGACAGCGGATGATCGACAAGCTCGAGACCGGCATGATGGGTCTCAACGTGGGCGTGGTCTCCAACGCGGCTGCCCCCTTCGGCGGCGTCAAGCAGTCCGGCGTCGGCCGCGAGGGCGGGTTCGAGGGCATCCACGAGTACCTGTCCACCAAGTACACGCTGATCCCGGTCTCCTGA
- a CDS encoding pyridoxamine 5'-phosphate oxidase family protein has protein sequence MSAHTDPIETLTSDRSWELLGTQELGRLVTHVGDTIDIFPVNYVVDGEGILFRTAPGSKLFELTVNTDVLFEVDDHTDTDAWSVIIRGYATALESDADVQRAEAAGLRPWIPTLKRVFVRIAPTSVSGRAFRRSAEPERDGPQEY, from the coding sequence ATGAGCGCGCACACCGACCCCATCGAGACCCTGACCTCGGACCGGAGCTGGGAGCTGCTCGGCACGCAGGAACTGGGACGCCTCGTCACCCATGTGGGCGACACGATCGACATCTTCCCGGTGAACTACGTGGTCGACGGCGAAGGCATCCTGTTCCGCACCGCGCCGGGCAGCAAGCTGTTCGAGCTGACCGTCAACACCGACGTGCTGTTCGAGGTCGACGACCACACCGACACGGATGCCTGGAGCGTGATCATCCGCGGGTACGCCACCGCACTGGAGTCGGATGCCGACGTGCAGCGCGCGGAGGCCGCGGGGCTTCGGCCCTGGATCCCCACTCTCAAGCGCGTCTTCGTGCGCATCGCCCCGACCTCGGTCTCCGGGCGGGCGTTCCGCCGCAGTGCCGAGCCGGAGCGCGACGGTCCCCAGGAGTACTGA
- a CDS encoding PucR family transcriptional regulator has product MPTTEQPTLRALLRRRDLGLALVPRETELADGALDRPLRWVHSSDLADPTPFLSEDLALLTTGTQFDEAVGIDTYVGRLADRGVLGLGFGTEVHRSGVPDELVAACATHGMPLFTVPYRTPFIAVARAHSEAIAAQAYARRSWALDTQRALALAALRPSGLDATIAELGRRLEVWAGMFDAAGTVVASHPRDRLDTEVRDALGERVMEILTRGLEAGQSLVLGEHTFMLFTVGRGGHLRGVIALAIDALDPEARSVVTSVIAMAGLAMEQSEQLARSRRRLHAQLLGSLLADDPGLARRVLGSMPPAPVVVAVAADAPAGPLADWWERNRVEHGTAVFLAESEDGVTMCLSVGDESLLDEAAARFGIRIGVSEPEGYGSFSRAHAQALTALRQQGTHGVARYADTVGSRILTALATDEARLVAESRLAPIREHDARTGAELERSLRTWLEHDAKAESAAIALGVHRHTLRSRIAHAGALLDIDLSTFPARAELWTILQTARD; this is encoded by the coding sequence GTGCCCACGACCGAGCAGCCGACACTGCGCGCCCTGCTGCGTCGCCGCGATCTCGGACTCGCACTCGTCCCCCGCGAGACCGAGCTGGCGGACGGAGCTCTCGACCGTCCCCTGCGCTGGGTGCACAGCTCGGACCTGGCCGATCCGACACCGTTCCTCTCGGAAGACCTCGCCCTGCTGACCACCGGCACACAGTTCGACGAGGCCGTCGGCATCGACACCTACGTCGGTCGCCTCGCCGATCGCGGTGTCCTCGGACTCGGTTTCGGCACCGAGGTGCACCGCTCGGGCGTTCCGGACGAGCTGGTCGCCGCCTGCGCCACGCACGGCATGCCCCTGTTCACCGTGCCGTACCGCACACCGTTCATCGCGGTCGCCCGCGCCCACTCCGAGGCGATCGCCGCGCAGGCCTATGCCCGCCGATCCTGGGCGCTGGACACACAGCGCGCCCTCGCCCTCGCAGCCCTGCGCCCGAGCGGTCTCGATGCGACGATCGCGGAACTCGGACGACGGCTCGAGGTCTGGGCGGGGATGTTCGACGCCGCGGGAACGGTCGTCGCCTCCCACCCCCGGGACCGCCTCGACACCGAGGTGCGCGACGCCCTGGGCGAGCGGGTGATGGAGATCCTCACCCGTGGGCTCGAAGCCGGGCAGTCGCTGGTCCTCGGCGAGCACACGTTCATGCTGTTCACCGTCGGTCGCGGCGGGCATCTGCGCGGGGTGATCGCCCTCGCCATCGACGCGCTGGACCCGGAAGCACGGTCGGTCGTGACATCGGTGATCGCGATGGCCGGACTCGCGATGGAGCAGAGCGAACAGCTCGCACGGAGCCGCCGACGCCTGCATGCACAGCTCCTCGGCTCGCTCCTCGCCGACGACCCGGGCCTGGCCAGAAGAGTTCTGGGGAGCATGCCGCCCGCTCCGGTGGTCGTGGCCGTCGCCGCCGATGCCCCGGCCGGCCCGCTCGCGGACTGGTGGGAGCGGAACCGGGTCGAGCACGGCACCGCCGTCTTCCTGGCCGAGTCCGAGGACGGCGTGACGATGTGCCTCTCCGTCGGTGATGAGTCCCTGCTCGATGAGGCGGCCGCGCGCTTCGGCATCCGCATCGGCGTCTCCGAGCCCGAGGGGTACGGCTCCTTCTCCCGGGCGCACGCTCAGGCACTCACCGCACTGCGGCAACAGGGCACCCACGGCGTCGCACGCTATGCCGACACCGTCGGTTCCCGCATCCTCACCGCACTCGCGACGGATGAGGCACGCCTGGTCGCGGAATCACGCCTCGCACCGATCCGCGAACACGATGCCCGCACCGGCGCCGAGCTCGAGCGCTCGCTGCGCACCTGGTTGGAGCACGACGCCAAGGCCGAATCCGCCGCGATCGCACTCGGGGTGCATCGGCACACGCTGCGCTCCCGCATCGCCCATGCGGGTGCGCTGCTCGACATCGATCTGTCGACCTTCCCCGCGCGCGCGGAGCTCTGGACGATCCTGCAGACGGCTCGCGACTGA
- a CDS encoding flavin monoamine oxidase family protein, with protein MSEITRDVLIIGAGAAGLTAANDLRKAGLSVAVLEARDRVGGRLWTDVIDGAMLEIGGQWVSPDQDALKDAIEELGLETYSRYREGDSVYIGPDGQVHRFTGEMFPVAPETEAEIARITDILDALVAEIDPDRPWAHPSAADWDSITWDAWLRQQTDDDEAVRNLAFATGSAMLTKPTHAFSLLQSLLMASSAGSYSNLVDADFILDKRVVGGLQQVPLRLAERLGDDVLLNQPVRSLEWSDAGVVATTDDLTVRARHAILAHAPVLYSRISFVPPLPRRQHQLHQHLSMGFVIKVHAVYDRPFWREQGLSGTAFSPYELSHEAYDNTNHGDERGTLVGFVSDANADGVFELSAEERKERILESLSHYYGPEAKNPVVYYESDWGSEEWTRGAYAASFDMGGLHRYGADLRTSVGPIHFACSDIAGAGYQHVDGAIRMGHLVASNIVEASRENGSAESVG; from the coding sequence ATGTCTGAGATCACCCGCGATGTACTGATCATCGGTGCCGGAGCCGCAGGGCTCACGGCGGCGAACGACCTCCGGAAGGCCGGCCTGTCGGTCGCCGTGCTGGAAGCCCGCGACCGCGTCGGCGGACGACTGTGGACCGACGTCATCGACGGCGCCATGCTCGAGATCGGCGGCCAGTGGGTCTCGCCCGATCAGGATGCACTCAAGGACGCGATCGAGGAGCTGGGGCTCGAGACCTACAGCCGCTACCGCGAAGGGGACAGCGTCTACATCGGACCCGATGGGCAGGTGCACCGCTTCACCGGCGAGATGTTCCCCGTCGCCCCGGAGACCGAGGCGGAGATCGCTCGGATCACCGACATCCTGGATGCGCTCGTCGCCGAGATCGACCCGGATCGTCCCTGGGCGCACCCGAGCGCCGCCGACTGGGACTCCATCACCTGGGACGCGTGGCTGCGTCAGCAGACCGACGATGACGAGGCCGTGCGGAACCTGGCCTTCGCCACGGGATCCGCGATGCTCACCAAGCCGACGCACGCGTTCTCCCTGCTCCAGTCGCTGCTGATGGCCTCGTCCGCCGGTTCCTACTCGAACCTCGTGGATGCCGACTTCATCCTCGACAAGCGGGTCGTCGGCGGGCTCCAGCAGGTGCCGCTGCGTCTCGCCGAGCGTCTGGGCGACGATGTGCTCCTCAACCAGCCCGTGCGCAGCCTCGAGTGGTCGGATGCCGGCGTCGTCGCCACCACCGACGACCTCACGGTCCGTGCCCGCCACGCGATCCTCGCCCACGCGCCGGTGCTGTACAGCCGCATCTCGTTCGTGCCGCCGCTGCCGCGCCGCCAGCACCAGCTGCACCAGCACCTCTCGATGGGCTTCGTCATCAAGGTGCACGCGGTCTACGACCGTCCGTTCTGGCGCGAGCAGGGCCTCAGTGGCACCGCGTTCAGCCCGTACGAGCTCTCGCACGAGGCCTATGACAACACGAACCATGGCGATGAGCGCGGCACCCTGGTCGGCTTCGTGTCCGACGCCAACGCCGACGGGGTCTTCGAGCTCTCGGCCGAGGAGCGCAAGGAGCGCATCCTCGAGTCGCTGTCGCACTACTACGGTCCCGAGGCCAAGAACCCGGTCGTCTACTACGAGAGCGACTGGGGCAGCGAGGAATGGACACGCGGCGCCTATGCCGCGAGCTTCGACATGGGTGGCCTGCACCGGTACGGCGCGGACCTCCGCACCTCGGTCGGCCCGATCCACTTCGCCTGCAGCGACATCGCCGGTGCCGGGTACCAGCACGTGGACGGCGCGATCCGGATGGGGCACCTGGTGGCCTCGAACATCGTCGAAGCAAGCCGTGAGAACGGCTCCGCAGAGAGCGTCGGCTGA